A DNA window from Paraburkholderia sp. IMGN_8 contains the following coding sequences:
- a CDS encoding LysR substrate-binding domain-containing protein, producing the protein MNRLPPLRALQIFDAVIRYGGVVAAAEALHVTPGAISQQIRVLEDFLGVALFERENTGLRPTPLCELYHSHISRGFECFHSAQAALKAQTGRRLTLMTFPSVATHWLASRLDTWHTICPHVQVHVEVVDHETSIGARSADVRLTYGALPNDGTPYHVVFTDRVAPVFAPSLVQAEKPISQPADILRYPLIHVEWGWANLSPPTWGHWLHAVGVPLPEVLAPLTYSVSGMAIDAAIRGRGISLGQGFFAIDSIKRHELVAPFKAALPMPFPYFICWKRTAADSPATRQFLDWLIEEAEQTGRDIKAIFGG; encoded by the coding sequence ATGAACCGCCTTCCTCCTCTTCGAGCCTTGCAGATATTCGATGCCGTCATTCGTTACGGGGGCGTCGTGGCCGCCGCAGAGGCGCTTCACGTGACGCCCGGTGCGATTAGTCAGCAGATTCGCGTCCTTGAAGACTTTCTCGGGGTCGCGCTTTTCGAGCGGGAAAACACGGGCCTGCGACCGACCCCTCTCTGCGAGCTGTACCACTCGCACATCTCCCGGGGGTTCGAGTGCTTTCATAGCGCCCAGGCGGCGCTCAAGGCGCAGACAGGGCGCCGACTCACCCTGATGACATTTCCGTCAGTCGCGACCCATTGGCTTGCCTCCAGATTGGACACGTGGCACACCATCTGCCCTCACGTGCAGGTCCATGTCGAGGTCGTCGACCACGAAACCAGTATCGGCGCGAGAAGTGCCGACGTCCGGCTAACGTATGGGGCACTTCCGAATGACGGAACGCCCTATCACGTCGTCTTTACGGACAGGGTTGCACCCGTGTTTGCACCCTCGCTGGTGCAGGCGGAAAAACCAATCTCGCAACCGGCGGATATCTTGCGCTACCCGCTGATTCACGTCGAGTGGGGATGGGCAAACTTGTCACCACCAACTTGGGGACACTGGCTGCATGCGGTTGGCGTGCCTCTGCCCGAGGTGTTGGCGCCACTCACTTACTCCGTTTCCGGCATGGCAATCGATGCGGCCATTCGGGGAAGAGGCATTTCGTTGGGACAGGGCTTTTTTGCCATTGATAGCATCAAGCGACACGAACTTGTCGCGCCGTTCAAGGCCGCCCTACCCATGCCGTTCCCATACTTCATTTGCTGGAAGCGAACTGCGGCAGACTCCCCTGCAACCAGGCAATTTCTCGACTGGCTGATTGAGGAAGCCGAGCAGACGGGACGCGACATAAAAGCCATTTTTGGCGGCTGA
- a CDS encoding trypsin-like peptidase domain-containing protein: MFISCYPCLQPTANAAGAAPLPAKEKRVSSANASAPVDFPTIVERYGPAVVNISATALEPQPSLTAPAAIDSDDPLLAFVKRVVPRSQAAQDSPPRAITGTGSGFIVSPDGLILTTAHVVDQAAEVTVRLTDRREFKAKVLAVDTQSDVAVIQVDATKLPTVKLGDSSRVRVGEQVLTIGSPDSFENTVTAGIVSATSRTLPDGSSFPFFQTDVSANPDNSGGPLFNRAGEVIGIDVQIYVDSDRYPSLTFAIPINLTAKVRSQVLALHATSPGGLGVEVQDVGPGLAVAFGLPRPAGALVNSVTPGTPAASSGLKPGDVIIQIGDKTIDRSAELDQAATDLLPGTKTTLKLIRNRRPMTTTVMIGASAESPQTRPSEGGATDRLGLIMHPLSRDELRARGLAVGLMVDGVEGPAASAGIQPGDIVLSLNGTLVETQADVAALEAKAGKEIAVLIQRNNARSFVSVKPR; this comes from the coding sequence GTGTTTATCTCTTGCTATCCTTGCCTGCAGCCGACGGCGAACGCCGCGGGCGCGGCTCCGCTGCCTGCGAAGGAAAAGCGGGTTTCATCGGCCAACGCTTCAGCACCGGTCGACTTCCCGACCATCGTAGAGCGATACGGACCCGCCGTCGTGAATATCAGCGCGACTGCCCTGGAGCCGCAACCGTCGCTGACGGCTCCCGCGGCAATCGATTCTGACGATCCCCTTCTGGCGTTCGTCAAGCGCGTGGTGCCGCGATCGCAGGCAGCTCAAGACAGTCCACCACGTGCCATCACGGGTACCGGCTCCGGCTTCATTGTCAGCCCCGACGGCCTCATTCTGACTACCGCTCATGTGGTGGATCAAGCCGCCGAAGTGACGGTCAGACTGACCGATCGACGCGAATTCAAAGCGAAGGTCCTGGCGGTCGACACGCAGAGCGACGTCGCGGTCATTCAGGTCGATGCCACGAAGCTTCCGACCGTCAAACTTGGGGACTCGTCGCGGGTACGCGTCGGCGAGCAGGTGCTGACGATCGGATCGCCCGACAGCTTCGAGAATACCGTGACCGCCGGCATTGTCAGCGCCACCTCTCGGACGCTCCCGGACGGAAGCAGTTTTCCGTTTTTTCAAACCGATGTTTCCGCCAATCCGGACAATTCGGGTGGCCCACTGTTCAACCGTGCAGGCGAGGTGATCGGCATCGACGTGCAGATTTATGTGGACTCAGACCGGTACCCCAGCCTGACCTTCGCCATCCCGATCAACCTGACGGCCAAGGTGCGATCGCAGGTGCTAGCCCTGCACGCGACATCTCCGGGCGGCCTTGGCGTGGAGGTACAGGACGTCGGCCCCGGGTTGGCGGTGGCCTTCGGCCTGCCGCGACCGGCAGGTGCGCTGGTCAATTCCGTCACGCCCGGCACACCGGCCGCCTCGAGCGGCCTCAAGCCAGGTGACGTCATCATACAGATCGGCGACAAGACGATTGATCGCTCGGCCGAACTCGACCAGGCTGCTACTGATCTGCTGCCCGGGACGAAAACCACACTCAAGCTGATCCGCAATCGAAGACCGATGACGACGACGGTCATGATCGGCGCGTCCGCGGAAAGCCCCCAGACTCGACCAAGCGAAGGTGGCGCGACGGATCGCCTCGGCTTGATCATGCATCCGCTGAGTCGGGACGAGCTGCGCGCCCGCGGCCTTGCCGTAGGTCTCATGGTGGACGGGGTCGAGGGGCCGGCGGCAAGCGCTGGCATCCAGCCCGGCGATATCGTCCTTTCGCTTAATGGCACGCTGGTCGAAACGCAAGCGGACGTGGCGGCGCTGGAAGCAAAGGCAGGCAAGGAGATAGCGGTGCTCATACAGCGCAACAACGCACGCAGCTTTGTTTCGGTCAAACCTAGATGA